Proteins co-encoded in one Gossypium arboreum isolate Shixiya-1 chromosome 11, ASM2569848v2, whole genome shotgun sequence genomic window:
- the LOC108488770 gene encoding probable inorganic phosphate transporter 1-7: MVVGNKLQVLDALDVAKTQWYHFTAIIIAGMGFFTDAYDLFCISLVTKLLGRIYYHVDGAKSPGSLPPNVSAAVNGVAFCGTLAGQLFFGWLGDKLGRKKVYGMTLMLMVICSIASGLSFSSNPKAVMATLCFFRFWLGFGIGGDYPLSATIMSEYANKKTRGAFIAAVFAMQGFGILGGGIFAIIISAAFMASFHAPPYEVDPVGSTVPEADYVWRIVLMVGALPAALTYYWRLKMPETARYTALVAKNAKQAASDMSKVLQMDIEAEPQKIEQEKIRYGLFSKEFAKRHGLHLLGTTTTWFLLDIAFYSQNLFQKDIFSAIGWIPSAKTMNALEEVYKIARAQTLIALCSTVPGYWFTVAFIDIMGRFAIQLMGFFFMTVFMFALAIPYDHWIHKDNRIGFVVMYSLTFFFANFGPNATTFVVPAEIFPARLRSTCHGISAAAGKLGAMVGAFGFLYLAQNKDKAKADAGYPAGIGVKNSLIVLGVINALGFLFTFLVPESKGKSLEEMSGENEDNGEGEAGASSSSSSNH, encoded by the coding sequence ATGGTAGTAGGAAACAAATTACAGGTGCTTGACGCGCTTGATGTAGCCAAAACACAATGGTACCACTTCACTGCTATCATTATAGCTGGGATGGGCTTCTTCACTGATGCATATGATCTCTTCTGCATATCTCTCGTTACCAAATTGCTTGGCCGCATATACTACCATGTTGATGGCGCTAAGAGCCCCGGATCATTGCCCCCCAATGTATCGGCAGCCGTTAATGGTGTAGCGTTCTGCGGAACGCTAGCAGGCCAGCTCTTTTTCGGTTGGCTTGGTGATAAGCTAGGCCGAAAGAAGGTCTACGGTATGACTCTCATGCTCATGGTCATATGCTCTATAGCATCAGGTCTATCTTTTAGCAGTAACCCTAAAGCAGTGATGGCAACCCTTTGCTTCTTCCGGTTCTGGCTCGGCTTTGGCATCGGTGGTGATTATCCACTTTCCGCCACCATCATGTCCGAATATGCCAACAAAAAGACTCGCGGAGCTTTCATTGCGGCAGTGTTTGCGATGCAAGGATTCGGAATTTTAGGAGGTGGCATCTTTGCTATTATTATATCCGCTGCATTCATGGCCTCGTTTCACGCGCCACCCTACGAGGTCGATCCTGTGGGCTCTACTGTTCCAGAAGCAGACTATGTTTGGCGTATTGTTTTGATGGTTGGAGCACTCCCAGCGGCGCTTACCTACTACTGGAGGCTGAAGATGCCAGAAACCGCTCGTTACACCGCCCTTGTTGCTAAGAACGCTAAGCAAGCTGCATCTGACATGTCAAAAGTTTTGCAGATGGACATTGAGGCGGAGCCCCAGAAGATTGAGCAAGAGAAAATCCGATATGGCTTGTTTTCCAAGGAGTTTGCCAAACGCCATGGACTTCACCTGCTTGGGACAACCACCACTTGGTTCTTGCTTGACATTGCATTCTACAGCCAAAACTTGTTCCAAAAGGATATTTTTAGCGCCATTGGCTGGATTCCATCTGCCAAGACCATGAATGCCCTTGAAGAAGTTTACAAAATTGCAAGGGCACAAACACTGATTGCTCTTTGCAGCACCGTTCCAGGCTACTGGTTCACAGTGGCTTTCATTGATATTATGGGAAGATTTGCCATCCAATTGATGGGCTTCTTCTTCATGACGGTGTTCATGTTTGCACTGGCCATCCCTTACGACCACTGGATTCATAAGGACAACCGAATTGGCTTCGTTGTTATGTACTCATTGACCTTCTTCTTCGCGAATTTCGGACCCAATGCTACAACATTTGTGGTACCGGCTGAGATTTTCCCTGCAAGGTTGAGGTCCACTTGCCATGGTATATCAGCAGCTGCAGGAAAGCTTGGTGCTATGGTTGGTGCATTTGGATTCTTGTATTTGGCGCAGAATAAGGATAAGGCCAAGGCAGATGCAGGGTACCCTGCTGGTATTGGAGTCAAGAATTCACTTATAGTATTAGGTGTAATCAATGCATTGGGCTTCCTCTTCACTTTCTTGGTGCCTGAATCGAAAGGGAAATCTTTAGAAGAGATGTCAGGCGAGAACGAAGATAATGGAGAGGGAGAAGCCGGGGCatcgtcatcatcatcatctaaTCACTAA